A part of Cydia strobilella chromosome 15, ilCydStro3.1, whole genome shotgun sequence genomic DNA contains:
- the LOC134747989 gene encoding uncharacterized protein LOC134747989, with translation MAFNFDSGQFNRESTPRRLGNWQVPRWAPTRARPLEMRPDPKPICDINGHFLPGAPRGTSRCFGHFTGTWELPRKITRKVAEELAREPPAGRFTDWLNLRVQRPKAAAAAAARMRSGKRSKKDEQKAPEPAETYQDSKKDINDNYTETEQPNKQDTDHGEDKRNHDDPLDLNKTLEPVDADGHGPYVPGALTDPEKRHNNYDLLVKEAVEEIHGPQQDKTEKFWKNVAKNAKDVETMKFKVKSETPKLPAVNVSQNFHFARKMHVGNLEHQPLPDTLGYRNMTKIGEHRDSDIIVKPYAIGWKGYGASGPTCCTKMRVHRPKTCDPKKTDSDKDEVKQRPLTSAPDLGSQSKKPMSLMDLAICWDFRPDDPKREPKPPKHIDGSNGSKAPAVFTMVHTPKEGPEEPIKSGHSNPIFNENRFVQDIGHHPVPYFEKDMTKSKRKDSCEVQYCPQHNGHEREIRSNSSSRRNSPPTATKPPCDGIHGCGTPSDVRRKSSHDNIGQDKIRQVKGAWNDNDVDKKKNKQYDVNRNRNSLESYEKTPLAQGKLQQSTPDDSMLSRRSTKDSNMPNGNGKHKHCKSCNGTKIPHDIKQKEDYKFAFKAGNPNSVQSGSTSHDSKGIKIPKMRHPYTKKSYTIPTLAPPFSIWRDANATGYPEHWRLASVYQHAYNKPPEQRRKPLISSVYQ, from the exons TTCAACAGGGAATCCACTCCAAGGCGCCTCGGCAACTGGCAAGTGCCACGCTGGGCGCCGACGAGAGCCCGCCCCTTGGAGATGAGGCCGGACCCCAAACCCATATGCGACATCAATGGACATTTCCTACCCGGTGCGCCGCGCGGCACTTCGAGGTGTTTCGGGCACTTCACAGGCACTTGGGAGTTGCCTAGGAAGATCACCAGGAAAGTCG CCGAAGAGTTAGCCCGCGAGCCTCCCGCCGGCAGATTTACAGATTGGCTGAATCTCCGCGTGCAGAGGCCCAAGGCAGCCGCGGCGGCAGCAGCGCGCATGCGCTCCGGCAAGCGCTCCAAGAAGGACGAGCAGAAAGCACCTGAGCCCGCGGAGACCTACCAA GATTCTAAAAAGGATATTAACGATAACTATACTGAAACTGAACAGCCAAATAAACAAGACACTGATCATGGCGAGGATAAAAGAAATCACGATGATCCTCTGGATCTCAATAAGACATTAGAACCAGTTGATGCAGATGGTCACGGGCCTTATGTGCCTGGAGCATTAACAGATCCCGAAAAAAGACACAATAACTATGATCTTCTAGTTAAAGAGGCCGTTGAGGAAATCCACGGGCCACAACAAGACAAAACAGAAAAATTCTGGAAGAACGTTGCTAAAAATGCTAAAGATGTTGAGACTATGAAATTTAAAGTTAAGAGTGAAACTCCAAAACTACCCGCTGTTAACGTATCTCAAAACTTTCATTTCGCTAGAAAAATGCACGTTGGCAATTTAGAGCATCAGCCTCTGCCTGACACGTTAGGCTATCGCAACATGACTAAAATCGGGGAGCATAGAGATTCTGACATAATAGTTAAACCTTATGCTATAGGATGGAAAGGGTACGGCGCCTCTGGACCTACATGTTGCACTAAAATGCGCGTTCATAGACCTAAGACTTGCGATCCAAAGAAAACTGATTCCGACAAGGATGAAGTGAAACAAAGACCTTTAACATCTGCTCCCGACTTAGGATCACAGTCTAAAAAACCGATGTCTCTCATGGACCTCGCCATTTGCTGGGACTTTAGACCCGACGATCCCAAGAGAGAGCCAAAACCTCCAAAACACATAGACGGTTCAAACGGTTCAAAAGCGCCAGCTGTTTTTACAATGGTACATACGCCAAAAGAAGGGCCCGAGGAACCGATTAAAAGCGGTCATTCAAATCccatttttaatgaaaatcgaTTCGTTCAGGATATCGGTCATCACCCGGTGCCATATTTTGAAAAAGATATGACGAAATCTAAGAGAAAGGATTCCTGTGAAGTTCAGTACTGTCCGCAGCATAACGGCCACGAAAGAGAAATAAGGTCCAATTCTTCTAGCAGGCGAAATTCCCCTCCCACGGCAACCAAACCTCCGTGCGACGGTATTCATGGGTGTGGGACTCCAAGCGATGTTAGACGAAAATCTAGCCACGATAACATCGGCCAAGACAAAATACGGCAGGTTAAAGGAGCTTGGAATGACAATGACGtagataaaaagaaaaataaacaatacgaCGTTAATCGAAATCGTAATAGCTTAGAATCGTATGAAAAGACTCCTCTGGCCCAAGGTAAACTGCAACAGAGCACACCGGACGATTCAATGCTCTCAAGACGCTCCACAAAAGATAGCAATATGCCTAACGGTAACGGAAAGCATaagcactgcaaatcctgcaaTGGGACGAAAATTCCGCACGACATAAAGCAGAAAGAGGACTATAAGTTTGCCTTCAAAGCTGGCAACCCAAATTCTGTTCAGAGTGGAAGCACGTCTCACGATTCAAAGGGCATAAAGATTCCAAAAATGCGCCATCCGTACACAAAGAAATCTTACACAATTCCTACACTCGCTCCTCCATTCAGTATTTGGCGCGACGCTAATGCTACAGGGTACCCTGAGCATTGGAGACTAGCCAGTGTATACCAGCACGCTTACAACAAACCCCCGGAGCAGAGAAGAAAACCACTTATTTCTAGCGTGTATCAGTGA
- the LOC134748014 gene encoding nonsense-mediated mRNA decay factor SMG9-like, producing MADKKKKIFISKESSAPKRPVILKSDRDTTKDPPKEKEKPPTIILKTREQSAPKEERPLSPNVQAAESEGPQPSKIAQNENKEKKIIEQKPSAPLKYMTEPVKLLDENLEFNSAALEFLHDSSVNYLVVGIIGTQGVGKSMILDLIAQNNPIPDLCTQILNSHELPTNLAFDGNDVSSLENQIDGLHFYEAPETNGPNGKESSFFKFKMQDIDQIERGVHCTKGVDMYVTTDRVILLDCQALWSPALIEETNINPITARSANVVTVDCLQVASFLMAICHVLIAVQDWFTDYNFIRYLQTAEMLKPSLSASSSASSEEASSGESHPHLLLLHNRCQLEDYTPEAVKTMQDLYRKAFQKSSLQLNSGMYMYSDSNRNGLSADCQGCSMDTCGPPLNLFLLPEIYDDFDNQEIYRGHPTFEELAKRLRWMVLGVNRHPITNVPNLSERSWFQYCSKAWETIRKCTFFMEYERFLP from the exons atggcagataaaaaaaagaaaatatttatttcgaag GAGTCTAGTGCTCCAAAAAGGCCAGTTATATTGAAATCAGACCGAGATACTACCAAAGATCCGccgaaagaaaaagaaaagccACCAACCATAATTTTAAAGACTCGTGAACAAAGTGCACCGAAAGAAGAGAGACCGCTGAGCCCTAATGTTCAGGCTGCAGAAAGTGAGGGGCCTCAACCATCCAAAATTGCTCAAAATGAGAATAAGGAGAAGAAAATTATAG AACAGAAGCCAAGTGCACCCCTAAAGTACATGACTGAACCTGTGAAGCTTTTGGATGAAAACTTAGAGTTCAACAGTGCGGCACTAGAATTCCTACATGACTCCAGCGTTAATTACCTTGTTGTTGGAATAATTG GTACTCAAGGTGTTGGTAAATCTATGATCCTTGACCTAATTGCCCAGAATAACCCAATACCAGATTTGTGTACACAAATCCTAAACTCTCATGAACTGCCAACCAACCTTGCTTTTGATGGCAATGATGTCTCATCACTGGAAAATCAAATTGATGGCCTCCACTTTTATGAAGCTCCTGAAACTAATGGGCCTAATGGGAAGGAAAGTAGTTTCTTCAAATTTAAAATGCAAGATATTGACCAGATTGAAAGAGGAGTACACTGCacaaaag GTGTAGACATGTATGTAACCACAGACCGCGTGATCCTCCTAGACTGCCAGGCGCTATGGTCACCTGCACTAATTGAGGAGACTAACATCAACCCCATAACAGCCAGGAGCGCGAATGTGGTCACAGTGGACTGTCTCCAAGTTGCATCCTTCCTAATGGCTATATGTCATGTTCTTATAGCGGTGCAGGACTGGTTTAcggattataattttattag ATATCTCCAAACAGCGGAGATGCTGAAACCGTCTCTATCAGCCTCAAGTTCCGCCAGCTCCGAAGAGGCTTCATCCGGCGAGAGTCATCCGCATTTACTGCTGCTGCACAACCGCTGTCAACTTGAGGACTATACCCCGGAGGCGGTTAAGACTATGCAGGATTTATACAG GAAAGCGTTCCAAAAGTCGAGCCTGCAGCTAAACTCGGGCATGTACATGTACAGCGACTCCAACCGCAACGGTCTGAGCGCGGACTGCCAGGGCTGCAGCATGGACACCTGCGGACCGCCGCTCAACCTGTTCCTGTTGCCGGAGATCTACGATGATTTCG ATAACCAAGAGATCTACCGCGGCCACCCGACCTTCGAGGAACTGGCGAAGCGGCTCCGCTGGATGGTGCTCGGCGTCAACCGGCACCCCATCACCAACGTGCCGAACCTGTCCGAACGCTCCTGGTTCCAGTACTGCAGCAAAGCCTGGGAGACCATAAGGAAATGCACCTTCTTCATGGAGTATGAGAGGTTCCTACCGTGA
- the LOC134747990 gene encoding Golgi resident protein GCP60 isoform X2, whose amino-acid sequence MANKTESSPKVSTEKVPLETDEGIMESEERKWGIPLKDMYKQGLAFYKDKEGKALHLSYEDRLKLVAYTQQTAHGTLDLNSAPPLGVLDVIGRDRRAAWHALGNISQVQAMAGFLHTLERLCPLFKPYVEAIQKDFEAKKQQEEKKQKEEKATTDLQNRIIEEKQKQQSTKLTEEQQVQKIKDALNAQTYDQFLQYAQQQFPGNFDQQAILIRQLQDQHYQQYIQQLAVDQRLANSNIKTLASLDKDNGNDEKNVDSGDWDISDLDNKNTSVASETEPSQIRPEDEATDLLAHKEETKADEESDDDEEANMWTRGEISVFKESARSGGGRLTVGHGETVTVRVPTHQRAKCLCWEFATDNYDIGFGLYFEWSKSPTSEVTVHVSESDDEDDADDDGYGDEEYTVTEGGIDPEMGPERRALQHQRPPVSIVVPIFRRDCHTEVYAGSHTYPGEGVYLLKFDNTYSLWRSKTLYYKVYYTQ is encoded by the exons ATGGCCAATAAAACCGAAAGTAGCCCTAAAGTCAGCACAGAAAAGGTACCCTTAGAGACTGATGAAGGTATAATGGAGAGTGAAGAGCGGAAATGGGGCATACCTTTAAAAGACATGTATAAACAAGGGCTCGCCTTTTACaaag ataaggAAGGAAAAGCTCTACACCTAAGCTATGAAGACAGGTTAAAGCTTGTAGCATACACCCAGCAAACAGCACATGGCACTTTGGACCTGAATTCTGCTCCACCTTTAGGAGTCCTGGATGTGATAGGGCGAGACCGGCGGGCAGCATGGCATGCACTTGGCAACATCTCTCAAGTACAAGCAATGGCAGGCTTCTTACACACTCTAGAAAG ATTATGTCCTTTATTTAAACCATATGTGGAAGCAATACAAAAGGATTTTGAGGCTAAGAAACAACAGGA GGAAAAGAAACAAAAAGAGGAAAAAGCAACCACAGATCTCCAAAACAGAATAATAGAAGAGAAACAAAAGCAACAAAGTACCAAATTAACAGAAGAGCAGCAAGT TCAAAAAATAAAAGATGCTCTTAACGCCCAAACCTACGACCAGTTCTTACAATACGCACAACAACAGTTCCCCGGAAACTTCGACCAGCAAGCCATCCTCATCAGGCAGTTGCAAGACCAGCACTACCAGCAATACATCCAGCAGCTGGCCGTGGACCAGAGGCTCGCTAACTCGAATATAAAGACCTTGGCCAGCTTGGACAAGGATAATGGGAATGATGAGAAGAATGTGGACAGTGGTGATTGGGACATCTCAGATTTGGATAATAA GAATACATCTGTAGCATCAGAAACTGAACCCTCTCAAATTCG ACCTGAGGACGAGGCAACAGATCTTTTGGCGCACAAAGAAGAAACGAAAGCTGATGAAGAATCAGATGACGATG AAGAAGCGAACATGTGGACGCGGGGCGAGATAAGCGTTTTCAAAGAGTCTGCTCGCTCGGGCGGCGGGCGGCTCACGGTCGGGCACGGCGAGACCGTGACCGTGCGCGTGCCCACGCACCAGCGCGCCAAGTGCCTGTGTTGGGAGTTCGCCACCGACAACTATGATATAG GTTTCGGTTTATACTTCGAGTGGAGTAAATCGCCTACAAGCGAAGTCACCGTCCACGTCTCAGAGAGCGACGACGAAGATGACGCCGACGACGATGGTTACGGCGATGAAG AATACACAGTGACGGAAGGAGGCATAGACCCGGAGATGGGCCCGGAGCGGCGCGCGCTGCAGCACCAAAGGCCACCAGTCAGCATCGTCGTGCCCATATTCCGCAGAGACTGTCACACTGAG GTATACGCTGGTTCGCATACGTACCCCGGCGAAGGAGTTTATCTACTAAAATTCGACAACACATACAGCTTATGGCGATCAAAAACTCTTTACTACAAAGTATACTACACGcagtaa
- the LOC134747990 gene encoding Golgi resident protein GCP60 isoform X1 — translation MANKTESSPKVSTEKVPLETDEGIMESEERKWGIPLKDMYKQGLAFYKDKEGKALHLSYEDRLKLVAYTQQTAHGTLDLNSAPPLGVLDVIGRDRRAAWHALGNISQVQAMAGFLHTLERLCPLFKPYVEAIQKDFEAKKQQEEKKQKEEKATTDLQNRIIEEKQKQQSTKLTEEQQVQKIKDALNAQTYDQFLQYAQQQFPGNFDQQAILIRQLQDQHYQQYIQQLAVDQRLANSNIKTLASLDKDNGNDEKNVDSGDWDISDLDNKNTSVASETEPSQIRPEDEATDLLAHKEETKADEESDDDDIFPPVEEANMWTRGEISVFKESARSGGGRLTVGHGETVTVRVPTHQRAKCLCWEFATDNYDIGFGLYFEWSKSPTSEVTVHVSESDDEDDADDDGYGDEEYTVTEGGIDPEMGPERRALQHQRPPVSIVVPIFRRDCHTEVYAGSHTYPGEGVYLLKFDNTYSLWRSKTLYYKVYYTQ, via the exons ATGGCCAATAAAACCGAAAGTAGCCCTAAAGTCAGCACAGAAAAGGTACCCTTAGAGACTGATGAAGGTATAATGGAGAGTGAAGAGCGGAAATGGGGCATACCTTTAAAAGACATGTATAAACAAGGGCTCGCCTTTTACaaag ataaggAAGGAAAAGCTCTACACCTAAGCTATGAAGACAGGTTAAAGCTTGTAGCATACACCCAGCAAACAGCACATGGCACTTTGGACCTGAATTCTGCTCCACCTTTAGGAGTCCTGGATGTGATAGGGCGAGACCGGCGGGCAGCATGGCATGCACTTGGCAACATCTCTCAAGTACAAGCAATGGCAGGCTTCTTACACACTCTAGAAAG ATTATGTCCTTTATTTAAACCATATGTGGAAGCAATACAAAAGGATTTTGAGGCTAAGAAACAACAGGA GGAAAAGAAACAAAAAGAGGAAAAAGCAACCACAGATCTCCAAAACAGAATAATAGAAGAGAAACAAAAGCAACAAAGTACCAAATTAACAGAAGAGCAGCAAGT TCAAAAAATAAAAGATGCTCTTAACGCCCAAACCTACGACCAGTTCTTACAATACGCACAACAACAGTTCCCCGGAAACTTCGACCAGCAAGCCATCCTCATCAGGCAGTTGCAAGACCAGCACTACCAGCAATACATCCAGCAGCTGGCCGTGGACCAGAGGCTCGCTAACTCGAATATAAAGACCTTGGCCAGCTTGGACAAGGATAATGGGAATGATGAGAAGAATGTGGACAGTGGTGATTGGGACATCTCAGATTTGGATAATAA GAATACATCTGTAGCATCAGAAACTGAACCCTCTCAAATTCG ACCTGAGGACGAGGCAACAGATCTTTTGGCGCACAAAGAAGAAACGAAAGCTGATGAAGAATCAGATGACGATG ACATATTTCCACCCGTAGAAGAAGCGAACATGTGGACGCGGGGCGAGATAAGCGTTTTCAAAGAGTCTGCTCGCTCGGGCGGCGGGCGGCTCACGGTCGGGCACGGCGAGACCGTGACCGTGCGCGTGCCCACGCACCAGCGCGCCAAGTGCCTGTGTTGGGAGTTCGCCACCGACAACTATGATATAG GTTTCGGTTTATACTTCGAGTGGAGTAAATCGCCTACAAGCGAAGTCACCGTCCACGTCTCAGAGAGCGACGACGAAGATGACGCCGACGACGATGGTTACGGCGATGAAG AATACACAGTGACGGAAGGAGGCATAGACCCGGAGATGGGCCCGGAGCGGCGCGCGCTGCAGCACCAAAGGCCACCAGTCAGCATCGTCGTGCCCATATTCCGCAGAGACTGTCACACTGAG GTATACGCTGGTTCGCATACGTACCCCGGCGAAGGAGTTTATCTACTAAAATTCGACAACACATACAGCTTATGGCGATCAAAAACTCTTTACTACAAAGTATACTACACGcagtaa
- the LOC134747990 gene encoding Golgi resident protein GCP60 isoform X3: MANKTESSPKVSTEKVPLETDEGIMESEERKWGIPLKDMYKQGLAFYKDKEGKALHLSYEDRLKLVAYTQQTAHGTLDLNSAPPLGVLDVIGRDRRAAWHALGNISQVQAMAGFLHTLERLCPLFKPYVEAIQKDFEAKKQQEEKKQKEEKATTDLQNRIIEEKQKQQSTKLTEEQQVQKIKDALNAQTYDQFLQYAQQQFPGNFDQQAILIRQLQDQHYQQYIQQLAVDQRLANSNIKTLASLDKDNGNDEKNVDSGDWDISDLDNKPEDEATDLLAHKEETKADEESDDDDIFPPVEEANMWTRGEISVFKESARSGGGRLTVGHGETVTVRVPTHQRAKCLCWEFATDNYDIGFGLYFEWSKSPTSEVTVHVSESDDEDDADDDGYGDEEYTVTEGGIDPEMGPERRALQHQRPPVSIVVPIFRRDCHTEVYAGSHTYPGEGVYLLKFDNTYSLWRSKTLYYKVYYTQ, translated from the exons ATGGCCAATAAAACCGAAAGTAGCCCTAAAGTCAGCACAGAAAAGGTACCCTTAGAGACTGATGAAGGTATAATGGAGAGTGAAGAGCGGAAATGGGGCATACCTTTAAAAGACATGTATAAACAAGGGCTCGCCTTTTACaaag ataaggAAGGAAAAGCTCTACACCTAAGCTATGAAGACAGGTTAAAGCTTGTAGCATACACCCAGCAAACAGCACATGGCACTTTGGACCTGAATTCTGCTCCACCTTTAGGAGTCCTGGATGTGATAGGGCGAGACCGGCGGGCAGCATGGCATGCACTTGGCAACATCTCTCAAGTACAAGCAATGGCAGGCTTCTTACACACTCTAGAAAG ATTATGTCCTTTATTTAAACCATATGTGGAAGCAATACAAAAGGATTTTGAGGCTAAGAAACAACAGGA GGAAAAGAAACAAAAAGAGGAAAAAGCAACCACAGATCTCCAAAACAGAATAATAGAAGAGAAACAAAAGCAACAAAGTACCAAATTAACAGAAGAGCAGCAAGT TCAAAAAATAAAAGATGCTCTTAACGCCCAAACCTACGACCAGTTCTTACAATACGCACAACAACAGTTCCCCGGAAACTTCGACCAGCAAGCCATCCTCATCAGGCAGTTGCAAGACCAGCACTACCAGCAATACATCCAGCAGCTGGCCGTGGACCAGAGGCTCGCTAACTCGAATATAAAGACCTTGGCCAGCTTGGACAAGGATAATGGGAATGATGAGAAGAATGTGGACAGTGGTGATTGGGACATCTCAGATTTGGATAATAA ACCTGAGGACGAGGCAACAGATCTTTTGGCGCACAAAGAAGAAACGAAAGCTGATGAAGAATCAGATGACGATG ACATATTTCCACCCGTAGAAGAAGCGAACATGTGGACGCGGGGCGAGATAAGCGTTTTCAAAGAGTCTGCTCGCTCGGGCGGCGGGCGGCTCACGGTCGGGCACGGCGAGACCGTGACCGTGCGCGTGCCCACGCACCAGCGCGCCAAGTGCCTGTGTTGGGAGTTCGCCACCGACAACTATGATATAG GTTTCGGTTTATACTTCGAGTGGAGTAAATCGCCTACAAGCGAAGTCACCGTCCACGTCTCAGAGAGCGACGACGAAGATGACGCCGACGACGATGGTTACGGCGATGAAG AATACACAGTGACGGAAGGAGGCATAGACCCGGAGATGGGCCCGGAGCGGCGCGCGCTGCAGCACCAAAGGCCACCAGTCAGCATCGTCGTGCCCATATTCCGCAGAGACTGTCACACTGAG GTATACGCTGGTTCGCATACGTACCCCGGCGAAGGAGTTTATCTACTAAAATTCGACAACACATACAGCTTATGGCGATCAAAAACTCTTTACTACAAAGTATACTACACGcagtaa
- the LOC134747990 gene encoding Golgi resident protein GCP60 isoform X4: MANKTESSPKVSTEKVPLETDEGIMESEERKWGIPLKDMYKQGLAFYKDKEGKALHLSYEDRLKLVAYTQQTAHGTLDLNSAPPLGVLDVIGRDRRAAWHALGNISQVQAMAGFLHTLERLCPLFKPYVEAIQKDFEAKKQQEEKKQKEEKATTDLQNRIIEEKQKQQSTKLTEEQQVQKIKDALNAQTYDQFLQYAQQQFPGNFDQQAILIRQLQDQHYQQYIQQLAVDQRLANSNIKTLASLDKDNGNDEKNVDSGDWDISDLDNKPEDEATDLLAHKEETKADEESDDDEEANMWTRGEISVFKESARSGGGRLTVGHGETVTVRVPTHQRAKCLCWEFATDNYDIGFGLYFEWSKSPTSEVTVHVSESDDEDDADDDGYGDEEYTVTEGGIDPEMGPERRALQHQRPPVSIVVPIFRRDCHTEVYAGSHTYPGEGVYLLKFDNTYSLWRSKTLYYKVYYTQ; this comes from the exons ATGGCCAATAAAACCGAAAGTAGCCCTAAAGTCAGCACAGAAAAGGTACCCTTAGAGACTGATGAAGGTATAATGGAGAGTGAAGAGCGGAAATGGGGCATACCTTTAAAAGACATGTATAAACAAGGGCTCGCCTTTTACaaag ataaggAAGGAAAAGCTCTACACCTAAGCTATGAAGACAGGTTAAAGCTTGTAGCATACACCCAGCAAACAGCACATGGCACTTTGGACCTGAATTCTGCTCCACCTTTAGGAGTCCTGGATGTGATAGGGCGAGACCGGCGGGCAGCATGGCATGCACTTGGCAACATCTCTCAAGTACAAGCAATGGCAGGCTTCTTACACACTCTAGAAAG ATTATGTCCTTTATTTAAACCATATGTGGAAGCAATACAAAAGGATTTTGAGGCTAAGAAACAACAGGA GGAAAAGAAACAAAAAGAGGAAAAAGCAACCACAGATCTCCAAAACAGAATAATAGAAGAGAAACAAAAGCAACAAAGTACCAAATTAACAGAAGAGCAGCAAGT TCAAAAAATAAAAGATGCTCTTAACGCCCAAACCTACGACCAGTTCTTACAATACGCACAACAACAGTTCCCCGGAAACTTCGACCAGCAAGCCATCCTCATCAGGCAGTTGCAAGACCAGCACTACCAGCAATACATCCAGCAGCTGGCCGTGGACCAGAGGCTCGCTAACTCGAATATAAAGACCTTGGCCAGCTTGGACAAGGATAATGGGAATGATGAGAAGAATGTGGACAGTGGTGATTGGGACATCTCAGATTTGGATAATAA ACCTGAGGACGAGGCAACAGATCTTTTGGCGCACAAAGAAGAAACGAAAGCTGATGAAGAATCAGATGACGATG AAGAAGCGAACATGTGGACGCGGGGCGAGATAAGCGTTTTCAAAGAGTCTGCTCGCTCGGGCGGCGGGCGGCTCACGGTCGGGCACGGCGAGACCGTGACCGTGCGCGTGCCCACGCACCAGCGCGCCAAGTGCCTGTGTTGGGAGTTCGCCACCGACAACTATGATATAG GTTTCGGTTTATACTTCGAGTGGAGTAAATCGCCTACAAGCGAAGTCACCGTCCACGTCTCAGAGAGCGACGACGAAGATGACGCCGACGACGATGGTTACGGCGATGAAG AATACACAGTGACGGAAGGAGGCATAGACCCGGAGATGGGCCCGGAGCGGCGCGCGCTGCAGCACCAAAGGCCACCAGTCAGCATCGTCGTGCCCATATTCCGCAGAGACTGTCACACTGAG GTATACGCTGGTTCGCATACGTACCCCGGCGAAGGAGTTTATCTACTAAAATTCGACAACACATACAGCTTATGGCGATCAAAAACTCTTTACTACAAAGTATACTACACGcagtaa